The following are encoded together in the Streptomyces flavofungini genome:
- a CDS encoding PIG-L deacetylase family protein: MIRLGAGRRLDRIVAVGAHCDDIAIGAGGTLLAMCLARPGLRVDALVLSGGGGEREQEERAALAAFCPGAELHLTVLKLPDGRMPAHWEEAKAAVEELRAQSDPDLVLAPRTDDAHQDHRGLAKLMTTAFRDHLVLGYEIVKWDGDLGRPSAYQPLSPQTAEQKVRLLQEHYPSQRHRPWYDREAFLGLARIRGIECHARYAEAFAVTKLTLDLGTFDLGD; this comes from the coding sequence GTGATCCGCCTGGGGGCCGGGCGCCGCCTGGACCGGATCGTCGCGGTCGGCGCGCACTGCGACGACATCGCCATCGGCGCGGGCGGCACGCTCCTGGCGATGTGTCTCGCGCGGCCGGGGCTGCGCGTCGACGCGCTGGTGCTCTCGGGCGGCGGCGGCGAGCGGGAGCAGGAGGAGCGGGCCGCGCTCGCCGCCTTCTGCCCCGGCGCCGAACTGCACCTGACCGTCCTGAAGCTGCCCGACGGCCGGATGCCCGCGCACTGGGAGGAGGCCAAGGCCGCGGTCGAGGAACTGCGCGCACAGAGCGATCCCGACCTGGTCCTCGCGCCGCGCACCGACGACGCGCACCAGGACCACCGCGGCCTGGCGAAGCTGATGACCACCGCGTTCCGCGACCACCTGGTGCTCGGCTACGAGATCGTCAAGTGGGACGGCGACCTCGGCCGCCCGTCGGCGTACCAGCCGCTGTCGCCGCAGACCGCCGAACAGAAGGTCCGGCTGCTGCAGGAGCACTACCCCTCGCAGCGGCACCGGCCCTGGTACGACCGCGAGGCCTTCCTCGGCCTCGCGCGGATCCGGGGCATCGAATGCCACGCGCGCTACGCCGAGGCGTTCGCCGTCACCAAACTCACGCTCGATCTCGGCACTTTCGATCTGGGGGACTGA